From a region of the Rouxiella sp. S1S-2 genome:
- a CDS encoding PTS transporter subunit EIIC: MAINFQVLASDIIKHIGGYSNIEHVTHCATRLRFTLKNLTVVDELILSELSGVIKIVNTSSQFQIVIGPQVEKVFTAIIAQQNPAALTDPSSSSTEKMSLFNRFLSNISAIFTPYIGVLAGVGVVKGIVVLLQTMHWVATDTYIFTVFNMLASGVFTFLPLFIAITAAEKFKTNRYIALALTAAMVFPLTDPSMPNTMSLFGLTLSLKIYGGAVIPAIFAVLFLSYVERYLKKVIPEVAALVFVPCLSLIITGFMVFTFIGPVADYIGIGIANAYIWLYELSPVLSGALLAGIGQLFVVFGVHWGIIPLALVNIQVHGYDTIMAMFMSAVMGQFGAVFGAIFIARNAKDKQIAISASISAFFGITEPALYGVTLKYRMLFIFGCIGASLGGAITGLLRVKTYSFLPVLNVFELGLFSGPESKMIFEVIAIAVAFSVPAILTVVYGKTLMKRTLATPLTQPK, encoded by the coding sequence ATGGCGATAAACTTTCAGGTATTAGCCAGTGATATCATTAAACATATTGGTGGTTATTCAAATATAGAGCATGTCACTCACTGTGCGACGAGACTGCGTTTTACCCTTAAAAATCTGACCGTTGTTGACGAACTCATTCTCAGCGAATTATCAGGTGTTATTAAAATTGTTAACACCTCTAGTCAATTTCAAATTGTTATTGGCCCTCAGGTCGAAAAGGTTTTTACCGCAATTATTGCACAGCAAAATCCTGCCGCGTTGACAGACCCATCCTCTTCGTCAACAGAAAAAATGTCGCTGTTTAATCGATTCCTATCGAATATCTCGGCTATTTTCACACCCTATATTGGGGTGCTGGCGGGCGTTGGGGTCGTCAAAGGCATTGTTGTGTTGTTGCAAACCATGCACTGGGTGGCGACAGATACCTATATTTTCACCGTATTTAATATGTTAGCGAGCGGCGTCTTCACCTTTTTGCCCTTATTTATTGCCATTACTGCGGCAGAAAAGTTCAAGACTAATCGATATATTGCCCTTGCGCTGACTGCCGCGATGGTATTTCCGCTGACAGACCCTTCAATGCCGAACACCATGAGTCTATTCGGACTGACGCTCAGCCTTAAAATTTACGGCGGTGCGGTGATCCCGGCGATCTTTGCCGTACTGTTTTTAAGCTACGTCGAGCGCTATTTGAAGAAAGTGATCCCGGAAGTGGCTGCACTGGTTTTTGTGCCGTGTCTGTCGCTGATTATCACTGGTTTTATGGTGTTTACCTTTATCGGACCCGTGGCGGACTATATAGGTATTGGTATCGCCAATGCTTATATCTGGTTATATGAACTGAGTCCGGTACTCTCTGGTGCACTGCTGGCGGGGATTGGTCAACTGTTTGTGGTCTTCGGCGTTCACTGGGGCATTATTCCCCTAGCGTTGGTTAATATCCAGGTTCATGGCTACGACACAATCATGGCCATGTTTATGTCGGCGGTCATGGGGCAGTTTGGCGCGGTATTTGGGGCAATATTTATTGCACGAAATGCGAAAGATAAACAAATCGCTATATCTGCCTCAATCTCCGCCTTTTTCGGAATAACCGAGCCTGCGCTTTATGGGGTTACGCTCAAGTATCGCATGCTGTTTATCTTTGGCTGTATCGGGGCGTCTTTGGGCGGGGCGATTACAGGGCTGCTGCGGGTTAAAACATACAGCTTCCTGCCGGTGCTTAATGTCTTTGAATTAGGTTTGTTTAGCGGACCTGAATCAAAAATGATTTTCGAAGTTATCGCTATCGCCGTCGCCTTTAGCGTACCGGCGATACTGACGGTTGTTTACGGAAAAACGTTGATGAAAAGAACTTTGGCCACGCCGTTAACGCAGCCAAAGTGA
- a CDS encoding lysophospholipid acyltransferase family protein, with the protein MFSMDNVLQDLAPQRKTPSWQLNLLKQLFREKEFQQLAETNRHLKGVDMVEQILDYFHIRCELSARCLEQIPSYGPVVIVANHPIGTIEGLALLSAVASVRSDAKVVANRLLSQVESLNSLMIPVDNMSNRTGRAQVMMMQEHLENQGVLIVFPAGEVSRVTSKGVRDGRWHTGFVRLAAKTRAAIVPVHISGSNSALFYLSSMIYKPIATLLLVNEMFGHRGSTLKMQIGARIPYDSWHDGHSRAKDLAARFRKHVYRLGQGKPGLFRTESAIARAEDRAVLKHALEASEVLGKTPDGKLIYLYRRRGEDYVPILRELGRLREIAFRAVGEGSGRRRDLDSFDDDYYHLVLWDPQALEIVGAYRFIPTAEQLEKGGISTIYSQSLFNYGHQMDPILAQGIELGRSFIQPAYWGKRGLDYLWLGIGAYLAKYPQYRYLFGPVSISGGLPVVARDLLIAFYRLYFAPSLPLATSRQPYPASLPEVLAQFSGDNYQQDLQCLKRLLANLGCSIPPLYKQYSELCESGGVQFIDFGCDPAFNHCIDGLVLVDLSVLKPSKYERYIAVHHPQPQAEEVGRVLS; encoded by the coding sequence ATGTTCAGCATGGACAACGTACTTCAGGACCTTGCGCCGCAGCGTAAAACGCCTTCTTGGCAGCTTAATTTGTTGAAACAGCTGTTTCGGGAAAAGGAGTTTCAGCAACTGGCTGAAACAAATCGTCATCTTAAGGGCGTGGATATGGTCGAGCAGATCCTCGACTACTTCCACATTCGCTGTGAACTCTCCGCCCGCTGTCTTGAACAAATTCCCAGCTATGGTCCGGTAGTGATCGTGGCGAATCACCCGATAGGCACGATTGAAGGGCTCGCGCTGCTCAGCGCGGTAGCTTCAGTGCGCAGCGACGCGAAAGTGGTGGCTAACCGCCTACTCTCGCAGGTGGAATCGTTGAACAGCCTGATGATCCCGGTCGACAATATGAGCAATCGTACTGGCCGTGCGCAGGTGATGATGATGCAAGAGCACCTTGAAAATCAGGGCGTGCTTATCGTGTTCCCCGCCGGTGAAGTCTCACGCGTCACATCAAAAGGCGTTCGCGATGGACGCTGGCACACCGGTTTTGTGCGACTGGCGGCTAAAACGCGTGCCGCAATTGTGCCGGTGCACATTAGCGGCAGCAACAGCGCGCTGTTTTACTTAAGCTCGATGATTTATAAACCGATTGCCACCCTGCTGCTGGTTAACGAAATGTTTGGCCATCGTGGCAGTACGCTCAAAATGCAGATTGGCGCTCGCATCCCTTACGACAGCTGGCACGACGGACATTCCCGGGCTAAAGATTTGGCTGCGCGCTTTCGTAAACACGTGTATCGACTGGGGCAGGGAAAGCCCGGGCTGTTTCGCACCGAATCGGCTATCGCCCGCGCCGAGGACCGAGCCGTGCTCAAGCATGCGCTTGAAGCCAGCGAAGTTTTGGGAAAAACCCCCGACGGCAAGTTGATTTATCTTTATCGCCGCCGCGGCGAAGACTACGTACCCATTCTTCGCGAGCTGGGACGCCTGCGTGAAATTGCCTTCCGTGCAGTGGGTGAAGGCAGCGGCCGACGTCGTGACCTCGACAGCTTTGATGACGACTATTATCACCTGGTACTTTGGGATCCCCAGGCGCTGGAAATAGTTGGTGCTTACCGTTTTATTCCCACCGCTGAACAGCTTGAAAAAGGGGGCATCAGCACTATTTACAGTCAAAGCCTGTTTAACTACGGTCATCAGATGGACCCGATTCTGGCGCAGGGTATTGAGCTGGGCCGCAGCTTTATTCAACCCGCCTACTGGGGGAAACGCGGGCTGGACTACCTGTGGCTCGGCATTGGTGCCTATCTGGCCAAGTACCCGCAGTACCGCTATCTGTTTGGCCCAGTGTCAATTTCAGGCGGTTTACCCGTGGTTGCCCGGGACCTACTGATTGCGTTCTATCGCCTCTATTTTGCTCCGTCCCTACCGCTGGCAACGTCGCGCCAACCCTATCCTGCGTCTTTGCCGGAGGTATTGGCACAGTTTAGCGGCGACAATTATCAGCAGGATTTACAGTGTCTGAAACGGCTGCTGGCGAATTTAGGCTGCAGTATTCCGCCACTTTATAAACAATATTCAGAACTTTGCGAAAGCGGTGGCGTACAGTTCATCGATTTCGGCTGCGATCCGGCTTTTAATCACTGTATCGACGGATTGGTGCTGGTTGATTTGTCGGTGCTCAAACCGTCCAAATACGAACGTTATATCGCGGTGCACCACCCACAGCCTCAAGCTGAGGAAGTGGGCAGGGTATTGAGCTAA
- a CDS encoding LysR family transcriptional regulator, whose protein sequence is MKLSLEALLILDALERHGSFAAAAATLFKTPSALSYTVQKMESDLNIKLLDRSGHRATFTSTGKLMLNKGRVLLQAVSELEQEAQYVESGWESKLTLALDASVPLSILNPLIEKFYEQHQHTQLNFTHEVLAGTWEALLYHRADIIIGAVREPVTRGGIGCVPLGWLEYVFAISPTHPLAEVEEPLVREKVRQHRAVVIQDSSKHSTGADLRILDRQKILTVHDFKSKMDAQIAALGCGYLPRYLAQPYLQSGELVEKVLDADCHQDMAYLAWNENASGNAAKWWIEHLKEFDGFANLYSRL, encoded by the coding sequence ATGAAATTAAGCCTTGAAGCACTGCTGATACTTGATGCGTTGGAGCGTCACGGTTCTTTTGCAGCAGCAGCGGCAACGTTATTCAAAACGCCTTCGGCCCTGAGTTACACCGTTCAGAAAATGGAAAGCGATTTAAACATCAAGCTGCTCGACCGTTCAGGGCATCGCGCCACGTTCACCAGCACCGGAAAATTGATGCTTAATAAAGGGCGAGTCTTGCTCCAGGCAGTCAGCGAACTCGAGCAGGAAGCGCAATACGTGGAAAGCGGCTGGGAGAGCAAGCTGACGCTGGCGCTTGATGCGTCGGTTCCCCTGTCGATTTTGAATCCTTTAATCGAAAAATTTTATGAGCAGCACCAGCATACTCAGCTGAATTTCACCCACGAAGTCTTGGCTGGAACCTGGGAAGCACTGCTTTATCATCGCGCCGACATTATTATTGGCGCAGTGCGCGAGCCGGTTACCCGAGGCGGCATTGGCTGTGTACCGCTTGGCTGGCTGGAGTATGTGTTTGCCATTTCGCCCACACATCCTTTGGCGGAAGTGGAAGAGCCGCTGGTGAGAGAAAAGGTGCGCCAGCACCGCGCCGTGGTCATTCAGGACTCATCAAAGCATAGCACTGGCGCCGATCTACGCATTCTCGATCGTCAGAAAATCCTCACCGTGCATGACTTTAAAAGTAAAATGGATGCGCAAATAGCAGCGCTGGGCTGTGGCTATCTGCCGCGATATTTGGCCCAACCTTATTTGCAATCGGGCGAACTGGTCGAAAAAGTGCTGGATGCCGACTGCCATCAGGACATGGCCTATCTGGCATGGAATGAAAACGCCAGCGGTAACGCGGCCAAATGGTGGATTGAACATCTCAAGGAATTCGACGGTTTCGCCAATCTTTACTCACGCCTCTAA
- a CDS encoding antibiotic biosynthesis monooxygenase, translating into MDYSAQKNHVTLVITHPLLPGKKPEYEAWLEEIMPVAASFAGHLGVSVIRPEEGGTSYTILVRFESLDRLYEWINSPNRKALVEKASGLLDHGDREDHGDHIEIRPGAAFWFTPEIKKGRSPAKWKQFLVTLGVIFPSTNFVPWFWGLLLPAAKGTLWGHLLNDASVVALVVFLWMPQVTRLLRNWLIPKGQ; encoded by the coding sequence GTGGACTATTCGGCTCAAAAGAATCACGTCACGCTGGTCATTACTCACCCACTCCTGCCCGGAAAGAAGCCGGAATATGAAGCTTGGTTAGAAGAAATAATGCCGGTGGCGGCAAGCTTTGCTGGGCATCTTGGGGTCAGTGTTATTCGTCCTGAAGAGGGTGGCACGTCCTATACCATTCTGGTGCGTTTCGAAAGTCTGGACCGGCTGTATGAATGGATAAATTCGCCAAATCGCAAAGCGCTGGTTGAAAAGGCCAGCGGGCTGCTCGATCACGGAGATCGAGAGGATCATGGCGATCACATTGAAATTCGGCCGGGTGCTGCATTCTGGTTTACGCCAGAGATCAAAAAAGGGCGATCGCCGGCGAAATGGAAACAGTTTTTGGTGACGCTGGGAGTGATCTTTCCCTCAACAAATTTTGTTCCGTGGTTCTGGGGCCTGTTGCTGCCCGCAGCGAAGGGAACGCTATGGGGGCATCTGCTAAACGATGCCAGTGTGGTTGCCTTGGTGGTGTTCTTATGGATGCCGCAGGTTACGCGATTGCTGAGAAACTGGCTGATCCCGAAAGGGCAATAG
- a CDS encoding amidohydrolase gives MNNNASLILTNGKFHTVDREAPRADAVAIKDGKFLAVGTVAEVMRYAGPETQTVDLKGSTGIPGLNDSHLHLIRGGLNYNLELRWEGVPSLADALRMLKEQALRTPSPQWVRVVGGWTEFQFAERRMPTLDEINAAAPDTPVFILHLYDRALLNRAALKVVGYTRDTPNPPGGEIQRDGNGNPTGMLIARPNAMILYATLAKGPKLPLEQQVNSTRQFMRELNRLGLTSAIDAGGGFQNYPEDYQVISELHEKKQLTLRIAYNLFTQRPGSEVEDFERWTDMLKPGQGTDFYRHNGAGEMLVFSAADFEDFLEPRPDLAPGMEDELERVVRHLVEHRWPFRLHATYNESISRMLDVFEKVNSDIPFNGLHWFFDHAETITEANIDRVKALGGGIAVQHRMAFQGEYFAERYGKEATRHTPPVAKMLNAELPVGLGTDATRVASYNPWTALYWLVSGCTVGGMAMYDDSARLDRETALMLWTQGSAWFSTEQGKKGQIKVGQLADLVILSKDYFSVREEEIKGIESVLTVVDGNIVYAAGSFSPLAPPSIPVLPDWSPVVKVPGHYRSAPPQDAARVGVHAQVHQCSGPCGVHVHQHDISRRSDVPVSDNNAFWGALGCSCFAF, from the coding sequence ATGAATAACAATGCTTCCCTTATTTTAACCAACGGCAAGTTTCACACCGTTGACCGAGAGGCACCGCGGGCTGACGCCGTGGCGATTAAAGACGGAAAATTTTTGGCGGTCGGCACGGTGGCTGAAGTGATGCGTTATGCCGGTCCAGAAACTCAAACGGTTGATCTAAAGGGCAGTACCGGTATTCCTGGCCTGAATGATTCACACTTGCACCTGATCCGCGGCGGCCTCAACTACAATCTCGAGCTGCGTTGGGAAGGTGTGCCTTCGCTGGCCGATGCGTTAAGAATGCTTAAAGAGCAGGCGCTAAGAACACCTTCGCCTCAGTGGGTGCGGGTTGTTGGTGGCTGGACCGAGTTTCAGTTTGCCGAACGGCGGATGCCGACTCTTGATGAAATCAACGCCGCCGCGCCCGACACGCCGGTCTTTATTCTTCATCTCTACGACCGCGCATTGCTCAATCGGGCAGCACTTAAGGTCGTGGGTTACACCCGCGATACGCCGAATCCTCCCGGTGGCGAAATCCAGCGCGACGGCAACGGTAACCCAACCGGAATGCTGATTGCCCGGCCCAACGCTATGATCCTCTACGCCACGTTGGCTAAAGGTCCGAAACTTCCTCTGGAACAGCAGGTTAACTCGACGCGACAGTTTATGCGCGAGCTTAACCGCCTCGGCCTGACCAGCGCCATTGACGCCGGAGGTGGTTTTCAAAACTACCCGGAAGATTACCAGGTTATCTCTGAGCTGCATGAGAAGAAACAGCTTACGCTGCGCATAGCCTACAACCTGTTTACCCAACGCCCGGGCAGCGAGGTGGAAGACTTTGAGCGCTGGACCGATATGCTCAAACCGGGGCAGGGTACTGACTTTTATCGCCACAACGGTGCTGGAGAAATGCTGGTATTTTCAGCCGCCGATTTTGAAGATTTTCTCGAGCCGCGTCCGGATTTGGCGCCGGGCATGGAAGACGAGCTAGAGCGCGTGGTGCGTCATTTGGTTGAACACCGCTGGCCGTTCCGCCTACACGCGACTTATAACGAATCCATAAGTCGCATGCTTGATGTGTTTGAGAAAGTAAACAGCGATATTCCTTTTAACGGCCTGCACTGGTTCTTTGACCACGCCGAAACCATTACCGAAGCCAATATTGACCGCGTAAAAGCGCTGGGCGGAGGCATTGCAGTGCAGCACCGAATGGCATTTCAGGGGGAATATTTTGCCGAACGTTACGGAAAAGAGGCGACCAGGCATACGCCACCGGTGGCAAAAATGCTCAATGCCGAGCTGCCGGTTGGTTTGGGAACCGACGCGACCCGCGTTGCCAGCTACAATCCGTGGACTGCGCTCTACTGGCTGGTTTCGGGCTGCACCGTCGGGGGTATGGCAATGTATGACGACAGTGCCCGACTAGATCGTGAAACGGCGCTGATGTTGTGGACGCAGGGCAGCGCGTGGTTCTCGACCGAACAAGGCAAGAAAGGGCAGATAAAAGTGGGGCAACTCGCTGATTTGGTGATTCTGTCTAAAGATTATTTCAGCGTGCGTGAGGAAGAGATTAAAGGCATCGAATCGGTGCTGACCGTGGTAGACGGTAATATCGTCTATGCGGCGGGGAGCTTCTCTCCCCTTGCGCCGCCTTCAATTCCGGTATTGCCGGACTGGTCGCCGGTGGTTAAGGTTCCCGGACACTATCGCTCGGCACCACCGCAGGATGCTGCCCGAGTTGGTGTACACGCTCAGGTTCACCAGTGCAGCGGCCCGTGCGGCGTTCACGTGCATCAGCATGATATTTCGCGGCGCTCCGACGTGCCGGTTTCCGATAACAATGCATTTTGGGGGGCGCTCGGCTGCTCGTGTTTTGCCTTCTGA
- a CDS encoding transcriptional regulator codes for MSIANPFQPLNYQVIADSIATLLFPHAEVILHDLKTQQVVYIANNLSKRKIGDDSALDELPSDSFAAQSIGPYEKLNWDGQRLRSITSILRDEQGQAVMALCINLNYSVLEQARDALNLFFQSSRIMPQPEALFRDDWQERINTFMHAWLNKNSLGLNSLRREDKRQLVEALYHERAFEGRSAFDYVANVLSMGRATVYKYVKALREESLS; via the coding sequence ATGAGCATCGCAAACCCATTTCAGCCTTTGAATTATCAGGTTATCGCTGACAGTATTGCGACGCTTCTTTTTCCTCACGCCGAGGTGATTTTACATGACCTTAAAACACAGCAGGTTGTCTACATCGCCAATAATCTCTCCAAACGTAAGATTGGCGATGACTCTGCGCTAGATGAGTTACCCAGTGACTCGTTTGCAGCTCAAAGCATCGGCCCCTATGAGAAACTGAATTGGGACGGGCAACGCCTGCGTTCAATCACCAGTATTTTGCGAGACGAGCAGGGGCAGGCGGTGATGGCGCTGTGCATTAACCTCAATTATTCGGTGCTGGAGCAGGCACGTGATGCGCTAAACCTATTTTTTCAATCAAGCCGTATTATGCCGCAGCCGGAAGCGCTTTTTCGCGACGACTGGCAGGAGCGTATTAACACCTTTATGCACGCCTGGCTGAATAAAAATAGTTTGGGCTTGAACAGTCTCCGCCGTGAAGACAAGCGCCAACTGGTTGAAGCGCTCTATCACGAACGGGCTTTTGAGGGGCGGAGCGCATTTGACTATGTGGCGAACGTCCTGTCGATGGGCAGGGCCACCGTGTACAAATATGTGAAGGCCCTGCGCGAAGAGTCATTGAGTTAA
- a CDS encoding ornithine cyclodeaminase family protein, translating into MKIYNQTQIIGAMDMKVAASRIAEGFIAYSQGRVQVPPVQNFIFEPANGDCCIKSAWVEGSKTFTVKISTGFYDNPAKGLASNDGLMLVLSAQTGQPLVLLQDESWLTCIRTALAGRIAAEILAPSVISGIGIIGTGVQARMQLEQLMPLTDCRRLIVWGRSQAALDDYRQFAQSLGFEVTLTKDCEQVARNANLIVTTTPSREALLQSAWIQPGTHITAVGADGGGKQELDAKLVARADVIVVDSVYQCSQYGEVSHACKQGLLASERLIELGKLLYSQAKGRENDQQITLADLTGVAVQDAQISAYAMQACQEAFPGV; encoded by the coding sequence ATGAAAATTTATAACCAGACGCAGATCATCGGCGCGATGGACATGAAAGTGGCTGCCAGTCGCATCGCCGAGGGCTTTATTGCCTATTCACAGGGCCGAGTTCAGGTTCCGCCCGTGCAAAATTTCATTTTTGAACCAGCCAACGGCGACTGCTGCATTAAATCGGCCTGGGTAGAAGGCAGCAAAACGTTTACCGTCAAAATATCGACCGGTTTCTATGATAATCCCGCTAAAGGATTGGCCAGTAATGATGGACTGATGCTGGTACTCTCGGCACAAACCGGCCAGCCGCTGGTGTTATTGCAAGATGAAAGCTGGCTAACCTGTATTCGCACCGCGCTGGCGGGAAGAATAGCGGCAGAGATACTGGCTCCCTCAGTCATTAGTGGTATCGGCATTATCGGCACCGGTGTGCAGGCGCGCATGCAGCTGGAACAGCTTATGCCGCTGACCGACTGCCGTCGGCTGATAGTCTGGGGCCGCAGCCAGGCAGCGCTCGACGATTACCGTCAGTTTGCCCAATCACTAGGCTTTGAAGTCACCCTCACTAAGGATTGTGAACAGGTTGCTCGCAATGCCAACCTGATTGTGACTACCACTCCGTCGCGCGAGGCTCTGTTACAAAGCGCCTGGATACAGCCTGGAACCCATATTACTGCGGTAGGTGCCGACGGTGGTGGCAAGCAGGAGCTTGATGCAAAACTTGTTGCCCGCGCCGACGTTATCGTCGTCGACTCGGTTTATCAGTGCAGTCAGTACGGTGAGGTTTCTCACGCATGCAAACAAGGGTTGCTGGCCAGTGAGCGTTTAATAGAGCTTGGAAAGCTGCTATATAGCCAGGCGAAAGGCCGTGAAAACGACCAGCAGATCACCCTGGCGGATTTAACCGGTGTGGCGGTTCAGGACGCCCAAATTTCCGCTTACGCCATGCAGGCCTGTCAGGAGGCATTTCCAGGCGTCTAA